The Solibacillus sp. FSL R7-0682 genome includes a window with the following:
- a CDS encoding SIMPL domain-containing protein, translating to MYQPQISFQPSPVSREITVTGNGEIDAQPDYVQIQIEVRTEGKNASLAQQENAIIMNRVLGSLVALNIPREAIQTTAYTISPSYDYIEGRQVFRGYEVQNAITVKITDISQAGTVIDTAIKNGANQVSAIQFKIEDSDMYYKKALNLALVNAIAKAKSMAETLHVPLQIIPVEIIEESHNITPVPYKSIQMSNQEFMTPIEQGRIPITASVRVKFRF from the coding sequence TTGTATCAACCACAAATTTCGTTTCAACCCTCTCCTGTTTCACGTGAAATAACTGTGACAGGAAATGGAGAAATTGATGCACAGCCCGATTATGTTCAAATTCAGATAGAAGTGCGTACAGAAGGAAAAAATGCCAGTCTGGCTCAGCAAGAAAATGCCATCATCATGAATCGCGTTCTCGGATCGCTCGTGGCGTTAAATATCCCTAGAGAGGCGATCCAAACAACGGCGTATACAATTTCTCCAAGCTACGACTATATTGAGGGAAGACAAGTGTTTAGAGGCTACGAGGTGCAAAATGCGATTACAGTTAAAATAACGGATATTAGTCAAGCTGGTACAGTTATTGATACGGCAATAAAAAATGGGGCAAATCAAGTTTCAGCGATTCAGTTTAAAATAGAAGATTCGGATATGTATTATAAAAAGGCTCTTAATTTAGCACTTGTCAATGCAATCGCGAAAGCCAAATCTATGGCTGAAACGTTACATGTACCTTTACAAATTATACCAGTCGAAATTATTGAAGAGAGTCATAATATTACGCCAGTTCCATATAAGTCGATTCAAATGAGTAATCAGGAATTTATGACACCGATTGAGCAGGGGAGAATTCCTATTACTGCATCTGTACGGGTAAAATTTCGATTTTAA
- the pdxR gene encoding MocR-like pyridoxine biosynthesis transcription factor PdxR, with product MSEIEWKPRKSSSIPLHQQISDYLKNKIINGEWTIGTKIPPQRHLAKLFQVNRSTIVFALEELAADGLIESRVGSGTKVINNSWGLLASTPPPDWINYVKSGMHQPNMTIIQKINQAETDPQIIRLGTGELSPDLLPNNKMKQILQLINEQSISLGYMEPKGSLSLRKTLSGYLKSKGIEASTESILIVSGALQALQLISIGLLKRGSTILHETPSYLNSVHVFQSAGMNLLSVPLDDKGITVESIGRIKRQHNAALLYTIPTFHNPTGTLMSEKRRIELLKVCQKESIPIIEDDVYGDLWFENTPPKPLKSNDSQGNVLYIGSVSKTLSPGLRIGWIVGPQPVIERLADIKMQTDYGSSSLSQYVVEKWISSGLYEEYLQDIRKDLQFRRDFTIQILKKYFSDIATWEVPKGGFYIWLSLQSGISTRKLFDSALREGILLNPGSVYDKADDHHLRLSYSYASMAQLEEGLIRLAQLIKDCFIN from the coding sequence ATGTCCGAAATCGAGTGGAAACCACGAAAATCCTCATCTATTCCATTACATCAGCAAATATCTGACTACCTGAAAAATAAAATAATAAATGGCGAATGGACAATTGGTACAAAAATACCTCCACAAAGACATTTAGCAAAACTATTTCAAGTCAACCGAAGTACAATTGTATTTGCACTTGAAGAATTGGCTGCGGATGGTTTAATTGAATCTAGAGTTGGCAGCGGTACGAAGGTTATTAATAATTCATGGGGTCTGCTTGCTTCTACCCCACCTCCAGATTGGATTAATTATGTTAAATCTGGTATGCATCAGCCTAATATGACGATCATCCAAAAAATTAACCAGGCAGAAACAGACCCTCAAATAATTAGGCTTGGAACAGGTGAACTTTCTCCAGATTTGTTACCAAACAATAAAATGAAACAAATACTACAACTAATTAATGAACAATCTATATCGCTTGGTTACATGGAGCCTAAAGGTAGTTTGTCATTGCGTAAAACGCTTAGTGGATATTTAAAATCAAAAGGAATTGAAGCATCAACTGAATCAATTTTAATTGTTTCTGGAGCGCTTCAAGCATTGCAATTAATATCAATCGGTCTATTAAAAAGAGGATCAACAATCTTACATGAAACACCCTCGTATCTGAACTCGGTACACGTATTCCAATCCGCTGGAATGAACTTATTAAGTGTTCCATTAGACGATAAAGGCATCACAGTTGAATCGATTGGACGGATAAAGCGTCAACATAATGCGGCTTTACTTTATACGATTCCGACATTCCACAATCCTACAGGGACTTTAATGTCTGAGAAAAGAAGAATAGAATTATTAAAGGTCTGTCAAAAAGAATCCATTCCTATTATTGAGGATGATGTTTATGGCGATCTATGGTTTGAAAATACTCCTCCAAAGCCTTTGAAATCCAATGACTCACAAGGGAATGTGTTGTATATAGGTAGTGTGTCAAAAACCTTAAGCCCTGGTTTACGGATTGGATGGATTGTGGGACCACAACCAGTCATTGAACGTTTGGCAGATATAAAAATGCAAACCGATTATGGCTCAAGCTCATTATCACAATATGTTGTAGAAAAATGGATTTCTAGTGGTTTATATGAGGAATATTTACAGGATATAAGAAAGGACTTACAATTCAGAAGAGATTTTACTATTCAAATTTTAAAAAAATATTTTTCTGACATAGCCACTTGGGAAGTTCCTAAAGGTGGATTTTATATTTGGCTATCATTACAATCAGGCATCTCTACTCGAAAACTATTTGATAGCGCACTTCGAGAAGGTATTTTATTAAATCCGGGAAGCGTTTACGATAAAGCCGATGATCATCACCTTCGACTATCCTACTCTTACGCCTCAATGGCTCAATTAGAAGAAGGGCTAATTCGTTTAGCACAACTTATTAAAGATTGTTTTATTAACTAA